GGGGCAAGCGACTTCGACCGATACTGATCCTGGCGGCGGCAGAGGCCGCAGGCGGACAGGTGGAACAGGCGCTTGCAGCCGCGGCCGCCATCGAGCTGATACATACCTATTCCCTGATTCACGACGACCTGCCGGCCATGGACGACGATGACTATCGCCGTGGGCGGCTGACCTGCCACAAGGTGTACGGCGAGGCGATGGCCATCCTGGCTGGTGATGCATTGCTGACGCAGGCATTCATCCTTCTGTCGCTCCCGCCGCCCCTTCGACAGAGTTCAGGGCAGGCATCAGGTCAGGCTGAGCAGTCCAAGGCGACGGACACGCAGAGGAGCGCGGAAGTCCGCCTCGGCGTGATCCAGGAGATCGCCCAGGCCGCAGGTAGCAAGGGGATGGTCGGCGGCCAGGTCGTGGATATGCTATATGAAGATCGGGAGGTCGATCTGCCGACACTCACGTATCTGCATGAGCATAAGACCGGCGCCCTGATCCGGGCTTGCCTACGTGTTGGCGGCCTGCTCGCCTCGGCCGCATCGGAGCAGATGGAGGCCCTGACCCGCTATGGCGAGCGGATCGGGCTCGCCTTTCAGATCGTGGACGACATCCTGGATCTGGAGGGGAACCTGGAGGCCCTGGGAAAACAGGCGGGGAGCGATCTCCGCAAGAAGAAAGCCACCTTTCCGTCCCTGCTCGGAATCGAGGAGTCGCGGCGATGGGCTCATCGCTTAGTGTCCGAGGCGAAGCAGGCCGTGGTCATCTTCGGCGACCGCGGGGCGGCGCTTGCTGCCATTGCCGAGTTCGTTGTGATGCGTCGGGGGTGATGGAACATCACGAATGCTGCCCTGAGTGTAGGCGAAGGAGTGATTCAGCGCGCCCCATCGGTTGTTGATGACTCCGCCGGCAAGAGGGCCAAGCGGGTCCGCCTGGACCTTACCGTGCAAGCCCACGGCTTGGCAGCAAGCCGCGAGCGTGCCAGGGCGCTTATTCTGGCCGGCCAGGTGCTGGTTGATGGCCGTATGGCGGACAAAGCGGGGACCCTGGTGGCGGAAGACGCGCGGATTACGCTCAAGGCCCCCGAGCACCCCTACGTAGGACGCGGGGGT
This DNA window, taken from Candidatus Methylomirabilis sp., encodes the following:
- a CDS encoding polyprenyl synthetase family protein — protein: MRTRKSYERKSLTPEELGRYLEERRLLVDEALDRYLPGAGDHPKEIHEAVRYSVFAGGKRLRPILILAAAEAAGGQVEQALAAAAAIELIHTYSLIHDDLPAMDDDDYRRGRLTCHKVYGEAMAILAGDALLTQAFILLSLPPPLRQSSGQASGQAEQSKATDTQRSAEVRLGVIQEIAQAAGSKGMVGGQVVDMLYEDREVDLPTLTYLHEHKTGALIRACLRVGGLLASAASEQMEALTRYGERIGLAFQIVDDILDLEGNLEALGKQAGSDLRKKKATFPSLLGIEESRRWAHRLVSEAKQAVVIFGDRGAALAAIAEFVVMRRG